A DNA window from Corynebacterium ciconiae DSM 44920 contains the following coding sequences:
- a CDS encoding VanZ family protein yields the protein MIAPRTSPQPARTTGPRPWTVRAALVLMLATIIALTLLKSVFVIGHLWRREAHRHRGLELLPLDDFWNAQSIIGPVLNVAGNLVLFAPLGFLLVLLFRGRADRVRMATIMGFGLSLSIEIAQYIFRLGYSDIDDLLYNTLGVALGAWLATVCPPLMQRIAVGVCVLFTAVIMVLYALGPRLGDPDKMVDAGSVGPAPSPLAATLLL from the coding sequence ATGATAGCCCCTCGCACTTCGCCGCAGCCCGCACGGACTACAGGCCCCCGGCCGTGGACCGTGCGGGCTGCGCTCGTATTAATGCTCGCCACGATTATTGCCCTGACGTTGCTCAAGAGTGTATTTGTCATTGGCCACCTGTGGCGCCGCGAGGCTCACCGTCACCGCGGCCTCGAGCTGCTGCCGCTGGATGATTTCTGGAATGCGCAGAGCATCATTGGCCCCGTGCTCAACGTGGCCGGAAATCTGGTGCTCTTCGCCCCGCTGGGTTTCCTCTTGGTGCTGCTGTTTCGGGGTCGCGCCGACCGCGTGCGTATGGCCACCATCATGGGGTTCGGGCTGAGTCTGAGTATCGAGATTGCGCAATATATATTCCGGCTTGGCTATAGCGATATCGATGATCTGCTTTACAACACCCTCGGTGTGGCCCTCGGGGCGTGGCTGGCCACGGTGTGTCCCCCGCTGATGCAAAGAATCGCCGTAGGGGTATGCGTGCTGTTCACGGCCGTAATCATGGTGCTTTATGCCCTCGGTCCGCGACTGGGTGATCCGGACAAGATGGTGGATGCTGGCAGTGTTGGGCCCGCCCCGAGCCCGCTAGCTGCGACGCTGCTGCTCTAA
- the leuS gene encoding leucine--tRNA ligase, which produces MTNPSDVPAYRYRAGLAADIEAKWQKYWAEQGTFYAPNPVGELAIGDAEELPKDKLFVQDMFPYPSGVGVHVGHPLGYIATDAFARFNRKLGKNVLHAFGYDAFGLPAEQYAVQTGTHPRTTTEANIQNMSRQIGRLGLGHDPRRSFATTDTDFYRWTQWIFLQIYDSWFDEQNNKARRISELLPLLESGEIATPERFGRPFAELDAVERAEVIDEFRLVYRSNSTVNWCPGLGTVLANEEVTAEGRSERGNFPVFRKNLQQWMMRITAYSDRLIDDLDLLDWPEKVKSMQRNWIGRSRGAEVDFTAAGHTITVFTTRPDTLFGASYIVLAPEHELVDELLQHAPEAYGDVDERWTFNSASPQEAVAAYRSSIAAKSDLERQENKEKTGVYLGVQSVNPVSGEEVPVFIGDYVLTGYGTGAIMAVPAHDDRDYEFAHAFGLPIREVVAGGDISTAAFTEAGTAVNSANQDGLDINGLGKQEAIAATISWLEEKGHGREKIQYKLRDWLFARQRYWGEPFPIVYDEQGVAHALPEEMLPIELPEVEDYKPVSFDPDDAESSPHPPLAKAAEWVHVELDLGDGPKTYTRDTNVMPQWAGSSWYQLRYIDPKNQDQFCDIDNERYWTGPREGAPGGGVDLYVGGVEHAVLHLLYSRFWHKVLFDLGYVSSREPYHRLYNQGYIQAYAYTDSRGVYVPAEEVEEKDGEFFYQGEKVNQEYGKMGKSLKNSVSPDDMCDEYGADTLRVYEMSMGPLDTSRPWATKDVVGAHRFLQRLWRLVAEESTGECSVSEQELDDATLKALHRTVAGVREDYENLRMNTVVAKLIEYVNFLTKHYASSATPRAAVEPAVSMLAPIAPHIAEELWSILGHEETITYEPFPTWDEKWLKDESVELPVQVNGKVRGRIHAPVDADKAALVELATKDEKVAGHLQGKTVVKEIVIPGKMINLVVK; this is translated from the coding sequence ATGACTAACCCGAGCGATGTACCCGCATATAGATACCGTGCCGGCCTCGCAGCCGACATCGAAGCGAAGTGGCAGAAGTACTGGGCCGAGCAGGGCACCTTCTATGCCCCTAACCCGGTAGGAGAGCTGGCTATCGGCGATGCCGAGGAGCTTCCGAAGGACAAGCTCTTCGTGCAAGACATGTTCCCCTACCCCTCCGGTGTAGGGGTGCACGTGGGGCACCCGCTGGGCTATATCGCTACCGATGCCTTCGCTCGCTTTAATCGCAAGCTGGGCAAGAATGTGCTGCACGCCTTCGGCTACGATGCCTTCGGCCTGCCGGCTGAGCAGTACGCGGTGCAGACCGGAACTCACCCGCGCACCACCACCGAGGCGAATATTCAGAACATGTCTCGCCAGATCGGTCGTCTCGGCCTGGGACATGATCCGCGCCGCAGCTTCGCCACGACGGATACTGATTTTTATCGCTGGACCCAGTGGATCTTCCTGCAGATCTATGACTCCTGGTTCGACGAGCAGAACAACAAGGCGCGCCGCATTAGCGAGCTGCTGCCGTTGCTGGAGTCGGGCGAGATCGCCACTCCGGAACGCTTTGGCCGCCCCTTCGCCGAGCTCGATGCGGTCGAGCGCGCCGAGGTTATCGACGAGTTCCGGCTGGTGTACCGCTCCAACTCCACGGTGAACTGGTGCCCTGGCTTGGGTACCGTGCTGGCTAACGAGGAGGTCACCGCCGAGGGGCGATCCGAGCGTGGAAACTTCCCCGTCTTCCGCAAGAATCTGCAGCAGTGGATGATGCGCATTACCGCCTACTCGGACCGCCTCATCGATGATCTGGATCTGCTGGACTGGCCGGAGAAGGTGAAGTCTATGCAGCGGAACTGGATCGGCCGTTCGCGGGGCGCCGAGGTGGACTTCACTGCTGCGGGCCACACCATCACTGTGTTTACTACCCGCCCGGATACCCTTTTCGGCGCAAGTTATATCGTGCTGGCGCCCGAGCATGAGCTGGTGGATGAGTTGCTGCAGCATGCCCCAGAAGCCTATGGCGATGTGGACGAGCGGTGGACCTTCAACTCGGCGAGCCCGCAGGAGGCGGTGGCCGCCTATCGTTCCTCTATTGCTGCTAAATCCGATCTGGAGCGACAGGAAAACAAGGAAAAGACCGGCGTGTACCTCGGGGTGCAGTCTGTCAATCCCGTTTCCGGCGAAGAGGTACCGGTGTTTATCGGTGACTATGTGCTCACCGGCTATGGCACCGGGGCGATCATGGCCGTGCCGGCCCATGATGATCGCGATTATGAATTCGCCCACGCTTTCGGCCTGCCGATTCGCGAGGTTGTCGCAGGCGGAGATATCTCCACCGCGGCCTTCACTGAGGCAGGCACCGCAGTGAACTCCGCCAACCAGGATGGTTTGGATATCAACGGCCTCGGCAAGCAGGAGGCCATTGCGGCTACGATCAGCTGGCTCGAGGAAAAGGGTCACGGTCGGGAGAAGATCCAGTACAAGCTTCGCGATTGGTTGTTTGCTCGCCAGCGCTACTGGGGCGAGCCCTTCCCCATCGTTTACGACGAGCAGGGTGTGGCCCACGCGCTACCGGAGGAGATGCTGCCTATCGAGCTGCCCGAGGTGGAGGACTATAAGCCGGTCTCCTTTGATCCTGATGATGCCGAGTCCTCCCCCCACCCGCCGCTGGCGAAGGCCGCCGAGTGGGTACATGTGGAGCTGGATTTGGGTGATGGCCCCAAGACCTACACCCGCGATACCAATGTCATGCCCCAGTGGGCGGGTTCCTCGTGGTATCAGCTGCGCTACATCGACCCGAAGAACCAGGATCAGTTCTGCGATATCGACAACGAGCGCTACTGGACGGGCCCCCGCGAGGGCGCACCGGGCGGCGGCGTCGATCTGTATGTGGGTGGAGTCGAGCACGCCGTGTTGCACCTGCTCTACTCCCGTTTCTGGCACAAGGTGCTCTTCGATCTCGGCTATGTCAGCTCTCGCGAGCCCTACCACCGCCTCTACAACCAGGGCTACATTCAGGCCTATGCCTACACGGATTCCCGTGGCGTGTACGTGCCCGCCGAGGAGGTGGAGGAGAAGGACGGCGAGTTCTTTTACCAGGGTGAGAAGGTGAACCAGGAGTACGGCAAGATGGGCAAGTCCCTGAAGAACTCCGTCTCCCCGGATGACATGTGCGACGAGTATGGTGCCGACACCCTGCGCGTCTACGAGATGTCCATGGGACCGCTGGATACCTCCCGCCCCTGGGCGACCAAGGACGTGGTGGGCGCGCATCGTTTCCTGCAGCGCCTCTGGCGTTTGGTGGCGGAAGAATCCACGGGCGAGTGCAGCGTCTCTGAGCAGGAGCTTGACGACGCCACCCTCAAAGCCCTGCACCGCACGGTCGCCGGTGTGCGCGAGGATTATGAGAACCTGCGCATGAACACCGTGGTGGCCAAGCTGATCGAGTACGTCAACTTCCTCACCAAGCACTACGCCTCTAGCGCCACCCCGCGGGCGGCCGTGGAGCCGGCGGTGTCGATGCTGGCTCCAATTGCGCCGCATATCGCTGAGGAGCTGTGGAGCATCCTGGGCCACGAGGAGACCATCACCTACGAGCCCTTCCCCACCTGGGACGAGAAGTGGCTCAAGGACGAGAGCGTGGAGCTGCCGGTTCAGGTCAACGGCAAGGTCCGCGGACGAATCCACGCGCCGGTGGACGCCGATAAGGCGGCCCTTGTGGAGTTGGCCACCAAGGATGAGAAGGTGGCTGGGCATCTTCAGGGCAAGACCGTGGTGAAGGAGATCGTGATTCCGGGCAAGATGATCAACTTGGTCGTGAAATAA
- a CDS encoding dicarboxylate/amino acid:cation symporter, whose amino-acid sequence MWIIVAILLGSALSLVLPDWLARVFVTFNGLFGNFLGFFIPILIFALITPAIAGIGRGAGKWLLVTTGIAYASTALSGFAAYGLSRALYPALLSSQGLGDAVDIDAGALSPYFEVEMPPLMNIMTALLLAFIFGIGMTVVKADTAYGLAKEVEEIVQLTISKFVIPLLPIFIFGMFLSMGKNGNMRETMTMFAVVLILAIVATLVLLLVQFLIAGAIAGRNPLKAWKTMLPAYFTALGTSSSAATIPVTYSCAQKNGVSANVAGFVVPLCATIHLSGSMMKISLFAFAIMFMAGTPVSPALAFGFVLMLGITMIAAPGVPGGAIMAASTLLSSMLGFTDDQVALMIAAYIAIDSFGTACNVTGDGAIAMIVNKLSGGRGAGENTEHKVA is encoded by the coding sequence ATGTGGATCATCGTGGCAATCCTTCTCGGTAGCGCGCTGAGTCTCGTGCTCCCTGATTGGTTGGCGCGCGTCTTCGTCACCTTCAACGGACTCTTCGGGAACTTCCTCGGCTTCTTCATTCCGATCCTCATTTTCGCGCTCATTACTCCCGCCATTGCGGGTATCGGGCGCGGCGCGGGTAAGTGGCTTCTCGTCACCACCGGTATCGCCTATGCGTCCACGGCGCTCTCTGGTTTCGCCGCCTATGGGCTTAGCCGCGCCCTCTACCCTGCCCTCCTGTCCTCCCAAGGGCTGGGCGATGCCGTGGACATCGATGCCGGGGCACTTTCCCCCTACTTCGAAGTAGAGATGCCGCCGCTGATGAACATCATGACGGCACTGCTCCTAGCCTTCATCTTCGGCATTGGGATGACCGTGGTGAAGGCGGACACCGCTTACGGGCTGGCCAAAGAGGTGGAAGAGATTGTGCAGCTGACGATCTCTAAGTTCGTGATTCCGCTGCTGCCGATCTTCATTTTCGGCATGTTCCTCTCCATGGGCAAGAACGGAAACATGCGTGAGACCATGACGATGTTCGCCGTGGTGCTCATTCTCGCCATCGTGGCCACCCTCGTGCTGCTGCTCGTGCAATTCCTGATTGCCGGCGCGATCGCGGGTCGCAACCCCCTGAAGGCGTGGAAGACGATGCTGCCGGCATACTTCACCGCGCTGGGCACCTCCTCGTCCGCAGCCACCATCCCTGTCACCTACTCCTGCGCCCAGAAGAATGGGGTGTCGGCTAACGTAGCAGGTTTCGTGGTGCCCCTCTGCGCCACCATTCATCTCTCGGGATCGATGATGAAGATCTCGCTCTTCGCTTTCGCCATAATGTTCATGGCGGGAACGCCTGTGAGTCCGGCACTGGCCTTTGGGTTTGTGCTCATGCTGGGTATCACCATGATCGCTGCCCCGGGTGTGCCCGGCGGTGCCATCATGGCTGCATCTACGCTGTTGAGCTCGATGCTCGGCTTCACCGATGATCAAGTGGCGTTGATGATCGCTGCCTATATTGCGATCGATTCCTTCGGCACCGCCTGTAATGTCACCGGCGATGGTGCGATTGCGATGATCGTGAATAAGCTCTCCGGCGGACGCGGCGCAGGCGAAAATACTGAACACAAAGTCGCCTAA
- a CDS encoding SdpI family protein yields MAVLGIILIILTLLLVVVGALAWTKRLPGNGVIGIHVPEVRTSREMWNAAHAVAGPVWLVAGLAMGVGALLAFAAEGWMWLLVVAAVVASVALVGIGASLGAKTVAIIDANRKITDAQSAQQPSSAPQAAQPQVDVDKLRSAMRQSQNPGEA; encoded by the coding sequence ATGGCTGTTCTCGGCATCATCCTGATCATTCTCACCCTCCTACTCGTGGTCGTCGGCGCGCTCGCATGGACCAAGCGGCTGCCGGGCAATGGCGTGATCGGCATCCACGTCCCCGAAGTACGCACCTCCCGCGAAATGTGGAACGCCGCCCACGCAGTCGCGGGCCCCGTGTGGCTCGTCGCCGGCTTGGCCATGGGCGTCGGCGCGCTGCTCGCCTTCGCTGCCGAGGGGTGGATGTGGCTGCTCGTCGTGGCCGCCGTGGTCGCGAGCGTGGCGCTTGTGGGCATCGGCGCCTCCCTTGGCGCGAAGACCGTGGCTATTATCGACGCCAACCGCAAGATCACAGACGCCCAATCCGCCCAGCAGCCCTCCTCGGCACCCCAGGCCGCCCAGCCTCAGGTGGACGTCGACAAGCTGCGATCGGCGATGAGGCAGTCCCAGAACCCCGGTGAAGCCTAG
- a CDS encoding ArsR/SmtB family transcription factor yields MSFHETHADALKRVGTALASDTRRALLLALMDGVHYPADMAERLGMGRSNVSNHLTCLSNCGMIHAHSEGRHVRYEISSPQLQQALLELSRVVLTVHESDSCLAQIDSSHD; encoded by the coding sequence ATGAGCTTCCACGAAACCCACGCCGACGCCCTCAAACGCGTTGGCACAGCGCTCGCCAGCGACACGCGGCGGGCGCTTCTTCTTGCCCTCATGGACGGCGTGCACTACCCAGCGGACATGGCTGAGCGGCTGGGCATGGGCCGATCAAACGTGTCCAACCACCTCACCTGCCTGAGCAATTGCGGAATGATTCACGCCCACAGCGAAGGCCGTCACGTGCGCTACGAGATCAGTAGCCCCCAACTTCAACAGGCACTCTTGGAACTGTCGCGGGTGGTGTTGACTGTGCACGAGTCCGACTCCTGTTTGGCACAGATAGACAGCAGCCATGACTAA
- a CDS encoding heavy metal translocating P-type ATPase, with protein sequence MTKPCGCSCEGEDRAEADGPWYRDRDMLLALGAGVALALGFVLHPWFYYASILLGGATFVPGALTGLVRNRGRARLGIALLMSISALGAILLGFPGEAATLAFLYSLVEAIEDRALDRARDDLESVDQLLPDTVETRDRGRVPLRELARGEMFHVKPGQRVPTDALIRTGSSHMDVSAVTGEPVPVLAGVGEEVIAGSIALDGALELEATASGAENTLSSIVELTTTAQERKGAAGRLADRIAGVLVPGVLALAITTAVLGSFFGDADIWIPRALTVLVAASPCALAICVPITILAALGRASRMGCAVRDAATVERFRSIDTIAFDKTGTLTRGKPRVVNISAAPDSEAAEVLCLAASLERHSEHPLAQAIVQEAQRHGRELVDVTQVRETPGEGICGLVQGAEVRVGRASEHAAASADPGTSLVEVRHNNAYLGTIALADTLREEAPAAVSTLHAQGLHTVMLSGDRQEAAELVGNAAGIADIRGGLSPAAKHAAVDGRRWIMVGDGINDAPALAAAHIGIAMGATGTDIARRSADITFVGHSLSLLPPAIRHLQRAHRIMLTNLVLALAIVALLPPLALTGVLNLAEVVAVHEVAEVLIIINGVRAGVRTRM encoded by the coding sequence ATGACTAAACCCTGCGGTTGTTCCTGCGAGGGCGAGGACCGCGCAGAAGCGGACGGCCCCTGGTACCGCGACCGAGACATGCTCCTAGCGCTCGGCGCTGGCGTGGCTCTTGCGCTCGGGTTTGTCCTGCACCCGTGGTTCTACTACGCCAGCATCCTGCTGGGTGGCGCCACCTTCGTTCCTGGCGCACTCACAGGGCTCGTCCGCAATCGAGGGCGCGCCCGGCTGGGCATCGCGCTGTTGATGTCGATCTCGGCCCTGGGGGCGATCCTCTTGGGCTTTCCCGGCGAGGCCGCCACCTTGGCGTTTTTATATTCCCTCGTGGAGGCCATCGAAGATCGGGCGCTAGACAGAGCACGCGATGATCTTGAATCGGTGGATCAACTCTTGCCCGACACCGTGGAGACTCGCGATCGCGGCCGGGTGCCGCTGCGCGAACTCGCTCGAGGCGAAATGTTTCACGTGAAACCGGGCCAGCGTGTGCCCACCGACGCGCTTATTCGCACAGGCAGTTCGCATATGGATGTTTCGGCCGTGACTGGGGAGCCAGTACCGGTCCTCGCTGGGGTAGGGGAGGAGGTGATCGCCGGATCCATCGCCCTCGACGGGGCACTGGAACTCGAGGCCACCGCCTCCGGTGCTGAAAACACGCTCTCAAGCATCGTGGAACTCACCACCACCGCACAAGAGCGCAAGGGAGCCGCAGGACGGCTCGCCGATCGGATCGCAGGGGTTCTCGTTCCTGGGGTGCTCGCGCTTGCAATCACCACTGCTGTGCTCGGCAGCTTCTTCGGCGATGCCGACATATGGATTCCGCGCGCACTTACCGTGCTCGTAGCGGCATCTCCCTGCGCGCTCGCAATCTGCGTGCCCATCACCATTCTCGCCGCCTTGGGCAGGGCTAGCCGCATGGGCTGTGCGGTGCGCGATGCTGCCACCGTGGAACGCTTCCGCAGCATCGATACCATCGCTTTCGATAAAACCGGCACGCTTACACGAGGAAAACCCCGGGTGGTTAATATCTCGGCGGCCCCAGACTCGGAAGCCGCCGAGGTCCTCTGCCTTGCTGCCTCCCTCGAACGCCACAGCGAACACCCACTGGCGCAGGCGATCGTGCAGGAGGCGCAACGCCACGGGCGCGAACTCGTGGATGTAACACAAGTGCGAGAGACTCCAGGGGAGGGGATATGCGGTCTCGTGCAGGGCGCGGAGGTGCGCGTGGGTCGCGCCTCCGAGCACGCAGCTGCGTCCGCAGATCCAGGCACGAGCCTGGTAGAGGTGCGCCACAACAACGCCTATCTGGGAACGATCGCCCTCGCGGACACTCTCCGCGAGGAGGCGCCAGCAGCGGTATCCACTCTCCACGCTCAGGGGCTACACACGGTGATGCTCAGCGGTGATCGTCAGGAGGCCGCCGAGCTCGTGGGGAATGCAGCGGGTATCGCTGATATCCGTGGTGGACTCAGCCCAGCCGCTAAGCACGCTGCCGTGGATGGGCGACGCTGGATCATGGTGGGCGATGGCATTAACGATGCCCCAGCCTTGGCGGCCGCCCACATTGGCATCGCGATGGGTGCCACGGGCACTGACATTGCTCGCCGCAGCGCCGATATCACCTTCGTTGGCCACAGCCTGAGTCTGCTACCGCCGGCGATCCGGCACCTACAGCGAGCACATCGGATTATGTTGACCAACCTGGTTCTGGCCTTAGCCATCGTTGCCCTCTTGCCACCCCTGGCGCTCACCGGAGTGCTGAACTTGGCCGAGGTGGTGGCCGTGCACGAGGTAGCGGAGGTGCTCATCATTATCAATGGTGTTCGAGCTGGAGTCCGGACCCGAATGTGA
- a CDS encoding anthranilate synthase component 1, with product MTFTTPPHYEPTVLRRPVRYHRDASEVYRALCLNGPDAPADSVLLESVDIESKRGVKSLSVLSASLRLTCTGHVVKVDVVRPSGEPIAAMLAERLAEFRLPGETLAFSFPPSTAVDEKERLLAPSTVLPLRILQSESSFQDGLLPFLAGGFAFDYLATFEELPEVGEGPNTYPDYQFILAETLLDIDHRCGEATLARVSTSAASRDSDAAEMERIAALIDAHSEPATADTSEPAADVSRETLSATCDLSDARFREVVTNLKDNIYEGDIYQVVPARTFSVDCPDAFAAYRQLRASNPSPYMFYVHGATDDGSFELFGASPESNLKFTAEDRTLQIYPVAGTQPRGLNPDGSLNRELDIRNELLLRTDDKETAEHAMLVDLARNDLARVAVPGTRAVDRLMQVDRYSRVMHLVSIVSATLAEDFDPLDAYRACMNMGTLTGAPKLKAVELLRRAEGVRRGSYGGAVGYLAGNGDMDNCIVIRSAFVRHGRAHVQAGAGVVRDSVPQSEADETVHKAYAVLHAIAAAAAKDLKVERA from the coding sequence ATGACATTCACCACCCCGCCGCACTATGAGCCCACAGTGCTGCGCCGCCCAGTGCGCTACCATCGCGATGCCTCCGAGGTCTATCGCGCCCTCTGCCTCAACGGACCGGATGCCCCGGCGGATTCCGTCCTGCTTGAGTCCGTCGATATCGAGTCAAAGCGCGGCGTGAAGTCGCTATCGGTTCTTAGCGCGTCGCTGCGCTTGACCTGCACGGGTCATGTGGTGAAGGTGGATGTTGTTCGTCCCTCTGGCGAGCCGATCGCCGCGATGCTTGCTGAGCGTCTCGCCGAGTTCCGCCTGCCGGGCGAGACTCTGGCGTTTTCTTTCCCGCCCTCGACGGCCGTGGACGAGAAGGAACGGCTGTTGGCGCCCAGTACTGTACTGCCGCTTCGGATCCTTCAAAGCGAGTCCAGCTTTCAGGACGGCCTCCTGCCTTTCCTCGCGGGCGGCTTCGCCTTCGACTATCTCGCCACCTTCGAGGAACTGCCCGAGGTAGGGGAGGGGCCCAACACCTATCCGGATTATCAGTTCATCCTCGCCGAGACTCTGCTGGATATTGATCACCGCTGCGGCGAGGCCACCCTGGCCCGCGTCAGCACCAGCGCCGCCTCCCGCGACAGCGATGCCGCGGAGATGGAGCGCATCGCAGCGCTTATCGACGCCCACTCGGAGCCTGCCACCGCCGACACCTCCGAGCCAGCTGCTGATGTTTCACGTGAAACACTCTCCGCTACATGCGATCTCAGCGACGCTCGCTTCCGCGAGGTCGTGACCAACCTCAAAGACAACATCTATGAAGGTGACATCTACCAAGTCGTCCCCGCGCGCACCTTCAGCGTTGATTGCCCCGACGCCTTTGCTGCCTACCGACAACTGCGCGCATCTAACCCCAGCCCCTACATGTTTTATGTGCACGGCGCTACGGATGATGGCTCCTTTGAACTCTTCGGCGCCTCGCCGGAGTCCAACCTGAAGTTCACCGCCGAGGACCGGACCCTCCAGATTTATCCAGTGGCTGGGACCCAGCCACGAGGCCTCAACCCCGACGGCAGCCTAAATCGGGAACTCGATATCCGCAATGAGTTGCTGCTCCGCACAGACGATAAGGAAACCGCCGAGCATGCGATGCTGGTTGATCTCGCCCGCAATGATCTCGCTCGTGTGGCGGTGCCCGGAACGCGCGCGGTGGATCGTCTGATGCAGGTAGACCGCTACTCCCGAGTGATGCACCTGGTGAGTATCGTCAGCGCCACCCTCGCCGAGGACTTCGATCCGCTGGATGCCTATCGCGCATGTATGAACATGGGCACGCTCACCGGCGCCCCGAAGCTCAAAGCAGTAGAGCTTCTGCGCAGAGCAGAGGGGGTGCGACGAGGAAGCTACGGCGGAGCTGTGGGCTATCTCGCCGGTAACGGCGATATGGACAATTGCATCGTTATTCGTTCCGCCTTTGTCCGCCACGGACGGGCGCACGTGCAAGCAGGCGCGGGCGTGGTCCGCGACTCGGTACCGCAATCGGAGGCCGACGAAACCGTCCACAAGGCCTATGCGGTCTTGCACGCTATCGCCGCCGCAGCGGCCAAGGATCTTAAGGTGGAACGCGCATGA
- a CDS encoding glutamine amidotransferase-related protein gives MSQIVVIDNYDSFVYNLVDAIAATGHLFTVVRNTTPVAEIQALKPDLLVLSPGPSHPSDAGTMTDLIAAELGTTPMLGICLGFQALIEHCGGVVAPCGPVHGRMDYMTLTEAGAHSALFAGLSIQPDPDHSAGAGDTVPVARYHSLGCVDVPESIESLGTCPSEKGEVIMAGVIHGENNRTDALGLQFHPESILSPAGPHIIQRAIELLLP, from the coding sequence ATGAGCCAGATCGTTGTGATTGATAATTACGATTCCTTTGTCTACAACTTGGTCGACGCCATCGCCGCAACTGGTCATCTCTTCACCGTGGTACGCAATACCACGCCCGTCGCGGAGATCCAGGCACTGAAGCCGGACCTGCTCGTGCTTTCTCCGGGCCCAAGCCACCCCTCGGATGCGGGCACCATGACTGACCTCATCGCCGCCGAGTTGGGCACAACCCCAATGCTGGGAATCTGCCTCGGCTTCCAAGCCCTCATCGAGCATTGTGGGGGAGTGGTCGCCCCCTGCGGCCCCGTCCACGGGCGCATGGACTACATGACACTCACCGAAGCCGGGGCGCATTCGGCGCTCTTTGCTGGGCTAAGCATTCAGCCCGATCCGGATCACAGCGCAGGCGCAGGCGATACCGTTCCCGTCGCCCGCTACCACTCCCTGGGGTGTGTCGATGTGCCTGAGAGCATCGAGTCTCTAGGGACCTGCCCCTCGGAAAAGGGAGAGGTGATCATGGCCGGCGTGATTCACGGTGAGAATAACCGCACCGATGCTCTCGGCCTACAGTTCCACCCCGAGTCCATTCTCAGCCCCGCCGGACCACACATCATCCAGCGCGCTATCGAGCTTCTGCTTCCATAA
- the trpD gene encoding anthranilate phosphoribosyltransferase: MANPTAVEQLKLFLDNPHPTVEEARAVFEPLTVGDYDDVHMAALLVAIRTRGETFEDIAGAAQAFLAAGRPFPLTGTGLLDTAGTGGDGKNTINISTAASLVTAAGGRGVVKCGNRSVSSKSGSADVLEALNIPLQLDVDRAVRWYEAAKFTFLFAPAYHPAIAHVQPVRKALGIPTLFNILGPLLSPARPELQIMGIAKPELGETIARVMRELGRRRALVVHGSGTDEIAVHGPTDFWELNEGEITHYRLSPEEMGISTYDLSAIAGGDGEANAQMLRAIFANEAPQAHVDAVAVNAGAMFYLHGVVDSIAEGTARAKDVISSGQVESWLAQHEGTDYAEH, from the coding sequence ATGGCAAATCCCACTGCGGTTGAACAACTCAAGCTCTTCCTCGATAATCCCCATCCCACCGTGGAGGAGGCCCGCGCCGTCTTCGAACCACTAACCGTAGGCGACTACGACGACGTACACATGGCCGCACTGCTCGTGGCTATCCGCACCCGGGGCGAGACCTTCGAGGACATTGCTGGGGCCGCCCAGGCCTTCCTCGCGGCGGGCCGCCCCTTCCCACTCACCGGCACGGGTCTCTTGGATACTGCAGGCACCGGTGGAGATGGCAAGAACACCATTAATATCTCCACGGCCGCCTCCCTGGTGACCGCAGCGGGTGGACGCGGTGTGGTTAAATGCGGCAACCGTTCTGTGAGTTCCAAGTCTGGCTCCGCGGACGTTTTGGAGGCGCTCAACATCCCCCTGCAGCTCGATGTGGACCGCGCGGTGCGCTGGTATGAGGCAGCGAAATTTACCTTCCTCTTCGCCCCTGCCTATCATCCGGCGATTGCGCACGTTCAACCTGTCCGCAAGGCGCTCGGTATTCCCACCCTCTTCAATATCCTCGGCCCCTTGCTCTCGCCCGCCCGCCCCGAGCTGCAAATCATGGGTATCGCGAAGCCGGAGTTGGGCGAGACGATCGCCCGAGTGATGCGAGAGCTCGGACGTCGCCGAGCACTCGTGGTCCACGGCAGCGGCACCGACGAAATCGCTGTGCATGGCCCCACCGATTTCTGGGAGCTCAACGAGGGGGAGATCACCCACTATCGCCTCAGCCCGGAGGAGATGGGTATTAGCACCTATGATCTCTCCGCCATCGCCGGTGGCGATGGCGAGGCCAATGCGCAGATGCTGCGCGCTATCTTTGCCAACGAGGCCCCACAGGCTCACGTGGATGCGGTGGCCGTGAACGCTGGCGCCATGTTTTATCTTCACGGCGTAGTCGATAGCATCGCCGAGGGCACCGCCCGCGCCAAGGATGTCATCAGTAGCGGCCAGGTCGAAAGCTGGCTCGCTCAGCACGAAGGGACTGATTATGCCGAGCACTAA